A genomic window from Elaeis guineensis isolate ETL-2024a chromosome 3, EG11, whole genome shotgun sequence includes:
- the LOC105033974 gene encoding uncharacterized protein: MPFFLSPPATSGRGKKRKIMSSLMGPHGVALATAMAVSGTVVLLAVCRQWPFPARQCNLRSCISSEERKRERASSKKKKKVRFAAQVVELLGETSGSSDEEAEEELATLPPELVRSEEEVRRGRGMPANRVALYNGILQDRLHRMACSY; this comes from the exons ATGCCATTCTTTCTTTCTCCACCGGCAACCAGTGGAAGAGGGAAGAAACGCAAAATAATGTCTTCTCTGATGGGGCCTCACGGGGTGGCCTTGGCCACAGCCATGGCGGTCTCCGGCACCGTAGTTCTCCTCGCCGTCTGCCGGCAATGGCCCTTCCCGGCCCGGCAGTGCAATCTTCGCTCCTGCATCTCCTCTG AggagaggaaaagggagagagcgagcagcaagaagaagaagaaggtccgcTTCGCGGCGCAGGTGGTGGAGCTCCTTGGGGAGACCAGCGGCAGCAGCGACGAGGAGGCGGAGGAGGAGCTCGCCACCCTGCCACCGGAGTTGGTGCGGTCGGAGGAGGAGGTCCGACGGGGACGGGGAATGCCGGCGAACCGGGTGGCCCTGTACAACGGAATTCTCCAAGATCGCTTGCACCGAATGGCCTGTTCTTACTGA